ATTAGTTTACAAAGGAGAAATATGAAAATAGCAATAGTTGTTGATTCAAGTTGTGGATTAACAAAACAACAAGCAGAAGAAAAAGGTTGATATTTTTTACCTATTCAAATAGATATTGATAATAAAATTTTTAAAGATGGAGTTGATGTTACTTCAGAAAGTATTTTTGATCATATAGAAAAAAATTCTCGCGTTTTAACTAGTTCAACTTTTTTAGGTGGAACTATTAATTTAATTGATGAACTAAAAAAAGAGTATGAAAAAATAATTATTTATCCAATTTCTAAGGAACTTTCTAGTCAATATCAAACTTTAAAAATGGCTTTTATGGGCGATGAAAAAGTTTATGTAATACCTTCACAAAAAATTTCATTGCCAATAATAATGGAACTTAGTTTATTTGAGGCTAAATTAAAAGCAAATCAAAAATATGAAGAAGCTTTAAAAGTTTTTGGTCATTCAGATAATACAATTCATTTAATTCCTGAAAATGGAGAAGCTTTAGTAAGGGGTGGAAGACTAACACCTGCAGCTGCAAGTGTTGCTAAATTATTAAAAATAGTGCCTATTATTGAATTTAAAAATGGTGAATTAATCAAGTATGGTAAAGGAAGAGTTTTTGATAAAACAATTGTAAAATTAGCAAAAGAAATTCATTCAAGTGATTCTTCTAAAACTCTTATTTTGATAAATGCAAATAATCAAAATATAGATAAAATCGCACATGATATTATTAATAATTTAGAGATAAATGAATTATATATTTCAAATATGCCACCAACTATAAGTGTTCATGCCGGTAATGGCGCAATTGCACTTCTTTATGCAAAAATTACTCCTACAGAGCTAAATGCACTTGAAAATTACATTACAAAAATAACAAAATAATAAGGAAAAATAATGTCAAAAAAATTAGTTCCAGCAATAAGATTTAAAGAATTCACTAACGATTGGTTTCAACACACGGTGGAAAATATAGGTAAATTGCATACTGGAAAACTAGATACTCACCAAGCCTTAAACTACGGAAAATATAACTTTTATACTTCGGGATTAAATGTTTACAAAATAGATAGTTGATTAATAGATGATGAAGCAGTAATAATACCAGGAAGCGGAGCAAGTATAGGTGTTGTTCATTATTACAAGGGAAAATTTAATTTAAATCAAAGAACTTTCGCACTAATTACGAACATAAATACAATGTTTACTTTTTATAGCTTTGTTAGAAATTTTAAAACTTCTATTAGTAAATTACCGTTGGTGGGTGCTATACCAAACATTTTAAGAAATGATATTTTAAAAGAAATTATTTATGTTCCTTGTACTCAAGAACAAAACAAAATAAGTAATGTTTTCAATTATTTAGATGTAAGCATATCTTTGTTAAAGCGTAAGTTAGAAAAATTAGAAAACATAAAAAATACACTTTTGAACAAGATGTTTGCAAATGAAAAAAACTTGAAACCGGACATAAGATTTAAAGAATTCACTAACGATTGGTTTCAAGACAAAGTGGAAAATTTAATATTACAAAGAATAAAAAGTTCTTTATTAATTTCTGAAACAATAAAATTTGGAAATTTTCCAGTATATAGTTCAACAGGTTTTTTTGGATACACAAATCAAAAGTATATAGATAGCAACTTCATTATAATGTCAGTTGATGGAAGTGTAGGGACAATGAAGATAATTCCAAAAAATTCTTGATTTATTTCAACAAATAATGCGTTTATTCCTAAAAATATTAATGCAATCTATTTTTTATACTACATATTGAATAATATCGATTTTAATAAATATATTGTCGGAACAACTATTAAACATTTATATTATGAAAATTTTAAATCAGTAAAAATATATCAAACAGATATTGAAGAACAAATTAAAATTTCTAAATTATTTAAAAATTTAGATGCAAATTTATCTTTGTTAAAGCGTAAGATAGAAAAAATGGAAAACATAAAGCAAACACTATTAAATAAAATGTTTGTTCAGTAAATTAATAAAAAAATACCGAAAAATATACAAAAAAGTACTGAAAAATGTGCTAAAATGTGTATTTTTTTATTATTTTACTTACGTTTTAACAAAGATATGCTTGTATCAATTTTTATAAATAAAGAAGCTATTTTGCTTATTTCATTGTCGTTTGATAAATAAATAGGGTAATTTTTAATATCTTTCAATACTATAAAAGGTATAGCATTTTTTTGAATTCTCATTTGCATATCTGAATAGAAAAAATGAAATAAGTAAAAGTAAACAAAATATATATTTTTAGAAAAATGGTCTAAAACATAGGTTCTTTGATATGCATTGAACAATCCTTGCACAAAATGAACATACCCCATATTTGCTCCGTTTCCTGCAATTGTTAGAGCGGGACCAATAAAATCATAAAAATTTATTTTATAAATATTGACACCCGAAGTATAAAAATTATATTTTCCATATTCAACTGCGTTATTAACATCAATTTTTCCAGTTTGAATTTTTGTTATATTTCCTATACTATCTTGAAACCAAACGAGAGTGTTTTTCAGTAAAAATGCAGTTTTTTCAACATAAAAAAGTTGATTTTTTGAGCAAAATCACAAACGCTTTAACAAAGATATGCTGTCGTTAAATAATTCAATAAACTTAGATATTTTTTGCATTTCCAAAGAATCTGTAGATAAATAAAAATTAATATTTGCCATAACGTTATTCATTAATTTTGGTATG
The nucleotide sequence above comes from Mycoplasma zalophi. Encoded proteins:
- a CDS encoding DegV family protein, with translation MKIAIVVDSSCGLTKQQAEEKGWYFLPIQIDIDNKIFKDGVDVTSESIFDHIEKNSRVLTSSTFLGGTINLIDELKKEYEKIIIYPISKELSSQYQTLKMAFMGDEKVYVIPSQKISLPIIMELSLFEAKLKANQKYEEALKVFGHSDNTIHLIPENGEALVRGGRLTPAAASVAKLLKIVPIIEFKNGELIKYGKGRVFDKTIVKLAKEIHSSDSSKTLILINANNQNIDKIAHDIINNLEINELYISNMPPTISVHAGNGAIALLYAKITPTELNALENYITKITK
- a CDS encoding restriction endonuclease subunit S, which produces MSKKLVPAIRFKEFTNDWFQHTVENIGKLHTGKLDTHQALNYGKYNFYTSGLNVYKIDSWLIDDEAVIIPGSGASIGVVHYYKGKFNLNQRTFALITNINTMFTFYSFVRNFKTSISKLPLVGAIPNILRNDILKEIIYVPCTQEQNKISNVFNYLDVSISLLKRKLEKLENIKNTLLNKMFANEKNLKPDIRFKEFTNDWFQDKVENLILQRIKSSLLISETIKFGNFPVYSSTGFFGYTNQKYIDSNFIIMSVDGSVGTMKIIPKNSWFISTNNAFIPKNINAIYFLYYILNNIDFNKYIVGTTIKHLYYENFKSVKIYQTDIEEQIKISKLFKNLDANLSLLKRKIEKMENIKQTLLNKMFVQ
- a CDS encoding restriction endonuclease subunit S codes for the protein IPKLMNNVMANINFYLSTDSLEMQKISKFIELFNDSISLLKRLWFCSKNQLFYVEKTAFLLKNTLVWFQDSIGNITKIQTGKIDVNNAVEYGKYNFYTSGVNIYKINFYDFIGPALTIAGNGANMGYVHFVQGLFNAYQRTYVLDHFSKNIYFVYFYLFHFFYSDMQMRIQKNAIPFIVLKDIKNYPIYLSNDNEISKIASLFIKIDTSISLLKRK